A segment of the Candidatus Andeanibacterium colombiense genome:
ATCGGCACCGAGCGGAGCATCGCCCATACCCATCACGATCTGCTGATCGGCGCGGAAATGGGCTTCGGGCTGGTTTTCCTTGCCGAATATGTCGTGCGCCTGTGGTGCATCCCGGAAAAGTCCGGCCCCGGATCGGCCACGGCGAAACGGCTGCGCTATGCGTTCTCGCCGCTGGCGCTGATCGACCTGTTCGTGGTGGTGATCTCGCTGATCCCGTTCTTCATCGGCAATGGCGCGATCCTGCGGGTGGTCCGCCTTGCCCGGCTCGCCGCGCTGGTGAAGTTCAACCGTTTCTCGCACGCGGTGGAGGAAATCTCCGAGGTCATCTGGGAACGGCGTTACGAACTCGCGGTCACGATCGGGCTCGGCTGGGTGGTGCTGCTGTTCGGCGCGACCGCGCTCTATTGGGCGGAAGGCGATGTCCAGCCGGAGAAGTTCGGCAGCATCCCCCGCGCATTGTGGTGGGCGATCGTCACCCTCACCACCGTCGGCTACGGCGATGCGGTGCCGATCACGCCGCTCGGCAAGGGGCTCGCCTCGCTGGTCGCGCTGAGCGGGATCGTGCTGGTCGCGATGCCCGCCGGCATCATGGCCGCCGCCTTCAGCGAAGCGATGCAGAAGCGCCGCGAGCGCGAGATCGCCGCGCATATCGAGGCCGAGGTCGAACGCAAGGTCGATGCGGAAGTCGATCGGCTGGCGGCGGAGGAAGACCGGCTGCGCAGGAAATGATCCGGCGCGCGGTCGCCCCTCCTTGCGCGAAATCTGAAAGACGGTGATTGCCCTGCGCCGCGCAATCCTTAA
Coding sequences within it:
- a CDS encoding ion transporter, with the translated sequence MPPFRKRVYHSLFEGTEHHGRLSKTNLVLVVVILAAITVSIIGTERSIAHTHHDLLIGAEMGFGLVFLAEYVVRLWCIPEKSGPGSATAKRLRYAFSPLALIDLFVVVISLIPFFIGNGAILRVVRLARLAALVKFNRFSHAVEEISEVIWERRYELAVTIGLGWVVLLFGATALYWAEGDVQPEKFGSIPRALWWAIVTLTTVGYGDAVPITPLGKGLASLVALSGIVLVAMPAGIMAAAFSEAMQKRREREIAAHIEAEVERKVDAEVDRLAAEEDRLRRK